TATAAATTTTAAGGGCCAACGATTACACCGTAATTAGTAAGTGATCATTGAACGCTATCCCTGTCTTGTTATTAGCCTGTTGGTTATGGCTATTTGTGAAAATAAGACAACTTTACTTATTTAGTGACTGGGCAGGAAAGTGGATTTGAAGGTAACGCTAAACTACTACTTTAGTCTGCTTAGTACGGGTTAAAACGACAATAACCAGCGCGGTTAGCATTAATAGGGTAAAGGGTAACGGTGTGCCATTGTGCAGCACTAGCAATAATGGTCCTGCTAATGCGCCAGAACCAAAGCGTAAGGCGCCTATAGTGGCTGCTGCGCTGCCGGTGTGCTCTTTAAAGCGCATAAGCACTAAGGCATCAGAGTTAGTAGCGATAAATGATAGTGAGCTCATTAAAGGGCCTAATAGCAGCATGGTGTAAATAAACGGCATATTGAACCAAGTTACTAAACATAATAGTACCGCAACACAGGCGCCAAAAAACATACCAAATGTCAGCATTTTAACCGCACCAAAGCGAACAGAAAGCCGACTATTAATAATATTAGCTAAAATAACGAATGAGACATTAAACGCAAAGTAAAATGGGAAGGCTTGCACGCTAACTGCATAATATTCTAAATAAACAAAAGGTATGGCAGTGATATAACAAAAGAAAGCAAACGACGACATCATAGTGCCCATTAAAAACGGTCGGGCTTTTTTATTAGAAAAAATTATCCGGTAGCCATCTAATATATCGCGCTTACGCCGGCGCTGTGTCGGTTTGGGCGCATCGGGCAAAAAGCGCATCGCCAGTAACACCATAATCATGGCATACACACCTAAAAAGATAAAAATAGCCCGCCAAGAATGTGCCTGCAGCAATATGCTGCCGATACCTGGTGCTAATAACGGCGCCATCATCATTATCAACGACAGATACGACATACCTTTAGCGGTGTTTTCTCGGTAAATTTGCTGCACTACGCCGGGGATAACCACCGAAAAGAAGGCGCCAAATAAAGCCTGCATACTACGAAAGATTAAAAACGATTCAATATTATCGGTCATTGCCAGCATATAACTGGAAAAACTAAACCCTAACAAACCAATAAAAGCTAAGCGTCGTCGGCCAATATGGTCGGCCAACGGCCCAGCAATAATTTGGGAAATAGCATAACAGAATAAAAAGATACTAATAGATTGTTGAACATGACTTAGATCAGAGCCAAATTGCTCTGCAATAATCGGCATTGCAGGCAAATACATATCAATGGCTAAAGGGGTGGTTGCAATAATAGCAGCTAATAAGAATATTAGTTTATTAGCTGCTAAGGAGGTTTTACTCATAGGTTATTTAACATGTTAGTCAACGTGCTTTTTAACTTGGCTGATTAATAATAATGCGATAGTACATAGCACTGCATAAATAATGAATGCATATTGGTAGCTACCGTAGACATCAAAAATAACGCCCGTTAAGTAAATACCTAAACCACCACCAAACGCATCTAAAATAGTAATAGTACCTAGTATTTTACCCGACGCTTTTAAGCCAAAATTATTAACGGCATTAAGCTGTAATAAGGTATAGAAACCACCCCATGCAAAACCAATTAACACTATGCTATACAGCACGGTAGCCTGTGAACTGAAAATTAAAGCAAAGATACCTATTAACATCATAATGATATTAGCAAACAAAAGTTTGTTGCCAGAAAACTTGTCGGCAAACAATCCAAATAAAAATTTACCTACTAATGCTGGGATAAATAGCATACTTAAGCCTACCGACGCAGACTGAATATCAAAACCTAAATCTTGTAGATGTAAGACCAAGTTAGCCTGAAGTCCCATTAAGGTATAGAAGGTACACATCGCTATAACTGTTATCGCCCAAAATGAACGAGTTCTGATCGCTTCACCATATTCCAAACCATGTTTAGATAAGTCGTCTTGTGATTGCTGAGACATAAGCTCTGTGCCGTATGGCTTTAAACCAATAATAGCCGGTTTGCTTCTAACCAAGAAAATAGTTAATAGCAATAGGACAAATGGAATAACTGAAGCATATTGAAACCCTTGGCGCCAAGAAACGCCTTCACTTAACCAGTAGCCGAATAATGGCGCTAATACAGCTCCGCCCAAGGATGTACCTAAAATAGCTATGCCTATAGCAGTACCACGATGCTTAACAAACCAGTTTGATACTAAAATTACGCCAACATTAAGGCCACAACTGACCATAACGATAGATAGGAAAATATGCAGAATATAAATATGGCTGATATTTTCTACATAGCCATAAACATAATAGGTTGGCATTAAAATTAAACACCCCGCTATCATTAAGGCTCTTACACCTACTTTATCGATGAGAATGCCGAAAATTGGAGCTAAAATCCCGACACCTATTAAGGTAATCAGCTCACGCAGCTTTAATTCACCACGACTCCAATCTGGAAACTCCGCCAAAATAGCGCTGTCAAAAGCGGTAATACCGGTAAAAACCATGCCGTTTGATATCATCAAACTGAGCATAGCGATAAAAACAATAATCCAGTGCATCCGTTTGCTAGACGTGTCTTTGAGTTCTGTTGCTACTGTTTGCATATGTGCCCTCGGAGCTTTTTTATAATATTTATTATTAACATTTATAGACTTTATAACTGATAAGCCAATTGATATTTATCAACGATGTATATATCTAGAAAAATATAACTTTTTTTTTCACAAAAGCAGGCTTAACACACCACAAAATGCAAATTCAACCTAGCTTTTCTAGATACATGCATGCATTAAAGCGATGAAAAACTTACGTTTTCTAGTTTATCCGATGCTTGGCTGAGTAACCCCTAACCAGCCCATTACCGCCACTAAGGTCCAAAATGTAAAAGCTGCGTATTTAGCTCGACGTCGAGCATTAATAAATAAAGCATCAATATGCGGGCCTGTTTCACCCTGTTTTAAACTGATAAAGCCTTTTTTCCAGTCTGCGATAGTTAGCCTTAAATACAAACCTAATCCCAGTAACACGGCATAAATGATTAGCTTTATGCCAATCCAAGATTCTGTAATAGGCCACTGCGCACTTATTGAACTGACACCAAAACCAATTAAGAACAGTATTAAAATAACTCGCCAAACAACATCTGTCGTTTGCCAAAATACACCTTTAGGTGACAGTCTCGTTCTATATACTTGCCACACAACCCCTAACCAAGCTACTGCTAATAACCAAGCCAGTATTAATATAGGCTGTGATATTAAAACAGAGCCGCGCAAATAAGCCATTTGTAAGCCAACAATGGGCAGTAATACAATGGCTGTTCTTGGTAAAACATCGATGGCCAGTAAGGCTTCTAAAAATCGTAATCGCTCATCAACCGGTAAGTCTGGTCTAGCAATATATCTTGAGCAGACAAAAACACCATAATCACCACCTAGCCAATACGCGAACAATATAATGTGTAACGTCACTAGCAAAAAATAGGGTTCAAACATAACTTACTTCTCCACTAATCACGCATTAAGCCGCCACCATTAACATGGATAACTTGGCCTGTGATGTATCTAGCGCTATCAGACAATAAAAATAATATTGGTCCAATAACATCGTCAATATTAGCCATACGGCCCAGAGGGATTTTTTTATTGTATTCTTCAACGTTAAACCGTAGTGCTGAGCCGCTCTCTTTAGCCCCCGAGGCGTAACCGCCGCGAATAAAAGCCGTATCAACAGCGCCTGGCGCTATTGCGTTTACTCTGTGTGCTGGCGATAGCTCGGCTGCCAGAATGCGAGTTATTGCGTTAAGCCCTGATTTAGCTGCGCCATAGGCGGCATAGCCTACTGAACCAATTTGGCCAATGGCAGTGGATAACAACACAATAGAAGCATGTTGTGATAAGTACTTACTTACATACTGCAAAGCAATAACTGGCCCACGTAAGTTACCCGACATGACGTCATCAAATTTATCAATATCTAGCGTACTAATAGGTTCAGAGCCTAAGGTATAGCCTGAACTAATCACAACACTGTCAAATGTAATATCTAAGCTCTCTACCATAGCAAAGGCAGCAACAATGCTGGTTTTATCACGTAGATCTACGGCTATAAAATGGCTTACTGCTGAAATGTCGCGCTGTGCTCCGGCTATCGCTAAATCCATAACCACAACTTTCACACCTAGCGCTAAAGCTTGCTCTACAACGCCAAAACCTATGCCGCCACAACCGCCAATAACCAGCAATGTTGAATTAGGTTTAATTGTTTGGTGTTTAAAATTAGGAGGGCTTAGATGATTCATAGTTTAGTCTCTAAGTGAACAGTTGCCAATAAAAGCTATAAATTTCAATGATATAAACAAAAAAATAAACCATCGCTTTATCCTATAATAATGAAGCGATGGTATTACGCTACTTTACATCTGGTTTATTTTTCTTTGAAAATAAAGATTTAAACAATATTTTTAAAATGCTCCATTTGAAACACATTCTAAAAATTTGTATTGCTTCAGCTGAAGTAATAATTGTTTCACAGGGCATAGTGCCGGCAAAGCCATGTAACACTATCGACTGATCGACAGCTTCAGCTTTTTCTATGCGTACGCCCATTTTCATCGCGACAGTTTTAACTAACATAAAATACTTCCTTTAATCCCAACTGTTTTGATTTGCAGCATTTTTACCTGCTGCACGACCAGAGATCATCGCTTCTGTCAGGTAACTACCATTTTGATACAAGTTAGAGAACATAGAGCCTAACTCACCCGCTTCATATAGGCGCGGAATTGGTTTACCGACCGGACTTAACACTTCAGACTCTATATTGCGCCGTCCACCCCCCCCGGTACACACTACTGCAGGCACTATTTTCACACCATAAAATGGCGCTTTAATAATAGGTTGCAATGTAATAGGAATACGTGAGAACTCTTTGTCTTCTCCTGCGGCACAGGCATCATTATACTTTTGAATTTCAGCACTTACTTCTGCTGGGTCGCGACCAATTTTTACCGCTAACTCTTCAATTGTGTCGGCTTTAGCAATTAAGCCTTGCTCAATTTCAACTAAGTTATCATCGCTCCAGTCAAGATTTTCTGCTGCAATATTCCAGGTAAAGGCTTTTAACGCTAAACAGTTATATTCACGCGTGGTTTCATCAAAAATCATGTGAATTGGGCCAGCATTAATATGCGGTGTATCTACCCAATGCTTATGTTTCTTTTCTTTATAATGCGTTAACTGTAATTCAGCTGTTTCATTGTAAAAACGCTTGTTATCAGCGGCAATTTCCACCCAGCTGTAGCTTTGCCAAAATAAATTACGCAAAAATACAGTTTTATAACCTGGAACCTGTAACCCAGGCCAAATACCGCCAGACTGCCCTTTGTTACGCATGTGCCACATATCGGCACCGGCTTTTTGTAAAATATGAATACCATCGCCAGTATTAGCTGGGTTACCTAATGGGAAGATCTCTTCATAACCACAGTAATTGCGCTGCATATCTAAGTTAGCTTCGAAACCGCCAACTGCCATTACTACGCCACGCTTGGCTTTTACGTTTTTTAATACCCCATCTTGCTCGATGACGGCACCAAATACTTCAAGCGTGTCTGGATCTTGAATTAAATCTTTTACCGGTGAGTTATATAAAACATTCACAGCTCGTTTATCTACGTTCTTTTTAAACGCTAGCCACACACCTGCAGGAATAGGCAAAATAGTTGCCGTGTAAGTAACCGCTTCTTCAGCACCCAGTTCTGGAAACTCTAATACCGCATCACGTTCGGTGAAACCTGTGCCACGAATATATTGCGAGCCTACTTCTTCTGCTCGCGCTTGGATCCAAGGTTCAAGTTGTGACATACGAATTGCCCATTCATCTAACATTTCTTCAGGAATAGGATTCGATGTGCTCATTGCCTTTTGATAAGCCTTAAGTGCCGTTGGATTTTTGGCGATTAACAATGATTGCCCTGCAGCACGGGAGTTACCGCCTGCATATTTTTCAGGATTTTTTTCACAAATAGTAACTTTTACATTTGGGTCTGCATCTAAGGCTTCAATTGCTGCGCTAGCACCTGCTAGACCGAAACCTAATATTAAGACGTCAGTCTCTAAATCCCATTGTTTTACTGATAATAAACTTGCCATTAAAGTGACTCCTACTACATAGTATTAATTTTTGTAAATCTAGATATTTAGTTACAATTCGTTTTTAACTTACCCGCTTGTTTTTGTTTTTTATAGTAAGTCCAGCTGGTTTCATTTGGCTGATAAAAACTAGTAGGCGCATCAGTAAATTCAGGATAATGCTTTAACGTATACTCTTTTAACTGGCTAGAAAGCTCAGCAAAAGAATGGTATTTATTGCCATGACCGCTATAAATTAAATAGCCTTCTGTTTGCCCTAGTTCCATCCAAGGTAACCAAGGACCTGTTCTAGCCCATGAATAATGGGTATTAGTAGAAGTGCTATCAACTTGTTGCAAATCGTCGGTATCAGCAAAGAAGATAAAGTGCTCTGAAGCCACATAGTTTTCACCGGTAGATTCAGCAGGATGGTCTTTGGGTTGCAATGCATTAGGATATTTTAACGGCACATCCCAACGTAAGGCGGCGACATCACCCATGACATCAAATTGGGTAAATGCAGCAAAAGGATTGTTCTTGCTACCAGGCGAAGGGAAAGCATTACTGACTGGATCATTGACTACATCGAGGATACAAACCGTTTTGTTTGAAATCGGATTATGCCATTGATTAATAATTTCACCGGTTTGCAAATCAACATAGTATGAAACTTCACGTGTTACCCACTCATAACTGCCATCTTCTTTGGCAATCATACGCCCTGCGTTATAGCCAATGGTACGTAAAATTGGCTTAGGTTTCTCACCAGGCAGCACCATCATAATAGTCGCATCCCAGTCTTTAAATACGGCTGAACCATCTAAGTTTCCTACAACCCTTAACATGGCTTTATACGAATCATCCGAGTTTGCTAAATCTAACTTTTTATCTTGTTCTGCTTGCGAGCATGAGGCGAGTGTTGATAAAGCAACCATAAGTACTAATTTTTTAAACCGCATGACATTTCCTTTAAACTGTTTTAATGCAAAAATGATTAATTTATTAAAGCTTCCATAAGCAACTATAATATTAAAATTTAATATAAGCAGCTCTAATATATAGAAATTATTTAAAATAGAGCAGAATTAACCAAACGGGGAAATTCTTTTTTTTTAAGTGTGGTTATGACAATTGCGTTGTTGTCAGCATTTGCACTACCTTCATGATTAACAATTGTAATCCTAATGGTCGCTGTCATATCACACACCTCTTTACCTAGCTATTGTTTAATATCAGTACAGTTTTCGTTATGTTTTCTCTTTTAGCCTCAGCAATAACTGAGGCTAAATAATTATTAGATTTAAGTAGGATTAAAAATTATAGGTAAACTCTACGCCTACTTGTCTACCACGACGTGGTGAGCCAAAGAAAGCTCTCGGTGGTCCTTTGTCAGCATCAGTAGGTGAACTATTAGCACTTAAACCGGCAAAGTAAGGTGTTTGTAACCAGCGCGTGGCCATAACAACTGAGTCTTCATCAAACAAATTTCGCGCATAAGCCGTTAGGCTCCACTCTTCGGCTCTAATACCAATGCGGGCAGAACTTATAGTGGCGGCAGGAACATAAGCTAAGTTATAAAGCTGGACATATTTTTTCGATTCATAACTGGTATCAAAGTTTACAAAACCTTCAATATTAGAACTTACTTGATTATGGTATTCAAAAAACATACTCGCTTGATGTTTAGACGTAAGAGGAAATTCTTTACCTGATACTGAACATGTTGGGTTACCTGGCAAACCAAAATCAGCGGTTTTATCAACACCAGTTTCATTGGCTGGATCATTAAAGGCACCGCCACCACTGGTTAATGTCCACATAAAGTCATCACAACTTTTGGTAAATTCAGTATCGGCTAAGGCGTAACTAAAGCGACCTATTAGTCGTTCGGAAAAGTTAACGGCGGCATCAAGCTCAACACCCATCACTCGACCTTCGCCTTGATTGGTTGCAATAGACAAGGTGGTTGCAGTATTTGGATTCACTGCAGAGGTTGTCATTTGCATATTATTAATTTGGTTATAAAAAAATGACGCGGCCAAATTAACTTTTTTATTTAGAACTGTTTTAATACCAACTTCAAAACTATCGGTATCTTCTTGTTTATAGGTTGGCATCCCTTCAGCGGAGCCTGCAGCACCATTTAAGCCACCCGGTTTGACACCTTGTGCCAGCACACCAAACAACATGGTTTTATCTGACCATTGATAGTTAACAGCTAATCGTGGGGTAAAGTTATCCCAGGTACCGCTATCTTGATACTTCTGCACACCGGTTGCGGCATCCCATTGGGTAAGATTTTTTTCTTCTTCAGACCAACGCATTTCTAGCGAGGCGGTTAACTTGTCGCTAAATTTATATTCAACCGAACCAAAAATGGCTTTATTGGTTAAGTCTGACGTATCAGTATGAATGCCTTCTCTGGCATTGCCAAAAAACAACTCATACACTTTTTCATCTTGCTGATAGAAAAAACCGCCGATCATCCATTCAAAATCTGCCATCGGCGAGCGAAGTTGAATTTCTACTGATTTATCTTGGGTTTCTTTTCGTGACGCATCTGTTAATAGAGCTTTTGTGCCTGGCGCAAAAGTATAGTTTAGAGAGCTATGGTCGCCGTCTGACCCCGCCCGATAAGAGTCATCACGATAGCTAATAGCGGCATCAATTTGGTAACCGGATTCAAATAAATAATCACCAGCAACACTAGTGATTAATTGATCCCGCCATACCCCACTAAAAGGAGTTCCAGCATTAAGGTCATAGACATTACCGAAAAACGCTGAAGAGGTACCGCCTTGCAATGGACCATTAATTGGCACTCCCGGTACTTCAATTGGCTGGCCACTGGCACTAGGACCATCATTTAAGGCAATTTGGCCCGGTTTAATCTCACCACAAAAATATTGATTATTATTAGTTGAGTTACTGCCTGGCCAATAGGCTAATGAACGGTAACCTGGGGCACAGTTATTCATTTCTGCTGATTGTAAAAAGAAAGCCCTAGTACCATCATCATCTTTGGCTTTTTGTAGCCGCCATCTTATATTCATCGCATCGGTAGGCTCTGCGTTTACGACTAAGGTATACGAACGTGATGACTGATCGCCAATGGTTTCATTAGTAACTTGGTTTGTCCACTCGCCACCGTAACTAAAATCACGAACGGCTAATGATGCCGCTACGGTATCCGTTAATGGTGTGCTCATATAAAGCTGAACATTATGCTCATTGTGCTGGGCTGCGGAGGCTTTAACTCGGCCGGTAAATTCGTGCCTATCTGGGCCTTTGGTGATAAAGTTAATGGCACCAGAATAAGAGTTTCGACCATACAGCGCGCTTTGCGGCCCTTTAATAACCTCAACCCGAGCAATATCCGACATATCAATATTTTGTGATGAGCCAGCATAGTACACACCATCAATAAAATAAGCGGCACCTGATTCAACACCGAACTGAACGCCGGCTAAAATATTGCTCATGCCGCGAATGACCGGCCGCTCAACAGTACGGCCAAAGCCATTAGAGAAACTTAAACCTGGGGCAAAGCGCGCGATATCATCTATTGACTGAATACCTTGCTGTTCCAGCATTTCACTATTAAACGCAGATACCATTACTGGCACTTTATTTAACGACTCGACTCGGCGCCGAGTAGTGACCTGAATAACTTCTATTTCTTGCTCTGTTGCTGTAACTTCTTTAGCCGTTAACTCTTCTTGAGCATAAAGTGCCGTATTGGTTAATCCTAAACACCCTGTGATTACTGCTAGATATAATTTATTTATTTTCACTTGCATCACCTGTTGCTGTTATAATATGTCTGGACAATTCTTAAGCTAGTTATAACGCAAATCTTATACAATGGAAAAATTCTAGTTGACATTTGTCAAGCCGCTGCAATATTAAACAATACGTCAGCAAAACAGGTATGAAAACTGACTATTTAAAGAGTAATAAAAAGGCGTATTGATAGGGAATTGAGAATGGATTTTAGGGCAGCTTTGAGGGTGACGTTAAAGTGAAGTTCTAACTAAGAACGTAGAGCAATCTTACCCAGTTATAAGATAACAACTGGGTAAGCGCCTGTGCAAGTCAGCATAAAACATGAGCCAAATTTGCGTTATACAATTAAAGTGCCGCTTCTAGCTCTGGCATAATATCGAATAAGTCACCTACCAAACCGTAATCTGCTATTTGGAAAATAGGTGCATCTTCGTCTTTATTAATCGCCACGATAACTTTTGAATCTTTCATTCCGGCTAAATGTTGAATAGCACCCGATATGCCCACAGCAATATATAAATTAGGCGCCACAACTTTTCCGGTTTGGCCAATTTGCATATCGTTAGGAACAAAACCGGCATCAACAGCTGCTCTTGACGCGCCAATAGCGGCACCTAATTTATCTGCTACACGCTCGAGGATGCTAAAGTTTTCACCATTTTGCATACCACGACCACCGGAAATAATAATACTGGCAGCGGTGATGGAAGGCCGTTCTGATTTTGATAATTCTTCGCTAACAAAGCTAGATAAACCAGCATCGGCACTCTGTTTTAGTACTGTAACTGCTGCTGCAGTATC
The sequence above is drawn from the Rheinheimera salexigens genome and encodes:
- a CDS encoding multidrug effflux MFS transporter, giving the protein MSKTSLAANKLIFLLAAIIATTPLAIDMYLPAMPIIAEQFGSDLSHVQQSISIFLFCYAISQIIAGPLADHIGRRRLAFIGLLGFSFSSYMLAMTDNIESFLIFRSMQALFGAFFSVVIPGVVQQIYRENTAKGMSYLSLIMMMAPLLAPGIGSILLQAHSWRAIFIFLGVYAMIMVLLAMRFLPDAPKPTQRRRKRDILDGYRIIFSNKKARPFLMGTMMSSFAFFCYITAIPFVYLEYYAVSVQAFPFYFAFNVSFVILANIINSRLSVRFGAVKMLTFGMFFGACVAVLLCLVTWFNMPFIYTMLLLGPLMSSLSFIATNSDALVLMRFKEHTGSAAATIGALRFGSGALAGPLLLVLHNGTPLPFTLLMLTALVIVVLTRTKQTKVVV
- a CDS encoding MFS transporter translates to MQTVATELKDTSSKRMHWIIVFIAMLSLMISNGMVFTGITAFDSAILAEFPDWSRGELKLRELITLIGVGILAPIFGILIDKVGVRALMIAGCLILMPTYYVYGYVENISHIYILHIFLSIVMVSCGLNVGVILVSNWFVKHRGTAIGIAILGTSLGGAVLAPLFGYWLSEGVSWRQGFQYASVIPFVLLLLTIFLVRSKPAIIGLKPYGTELMSQQSQDDLSKHGLEYGEAIRTRSFWAITVIAMCTFYTLMGLQANLVLHLQDLGFDIQSASVGLSMLFIPALVGKFLFGLFADKFSGNKLLFANIIMMLIGIFALIFSSQATVLYSIVLIGFAWGGFYTLLQLNAVNNFGLKASGKILGTITILDAFGGGLGIYLTGVIFDVYGSYQYAFIIYAVLCTIALLLISQVKKHVD
- a CDS encoding SDR family NAD(P)-dependent oxidoreductase, with amino-acid sequence MNHLSPPNFKHQTIKPNSTLLVIGGCGGIGFGVVEQALALGVKVVVMDLAIAGAQRDISAVSHFIAVDLRDKTSIVAAFAMVESLDITFDSVVISSGYTLGSEPISTLDIDKFDDVMSGNLRGPVIALQYVSKYLSQHASIVLLSTAIGQIGSVGYAAYGAAKSGLNAITRILAAELSPAHRVNAIAPGAVDTAFIRGGYASGAKESGSALRFNVEEYNKKIPLGRMANIDDVIGPILFLLSDSARYITGQVIHVNGGGLMRD
- a CDS encoding FAD-dependent oxidoreductase — translated: MASLLSVKQWDLETDVLILGFGLAGASAAIEALDADPNVKVTICEKNPEKYAGGNSRAAGQSLLIAKNPTALKAYQKAMSTSNPIPEEMLDEWAIRMSQLEPWIQARAEEVGSQYIRGTGFTERDAVLEFPELGAEEAVTYTATILPIPAGVWLAFKKNVDKRAVNVLYNSPVKDLIQDPDTLEVFGAVIEQDGVLKNVKAKRGVVMAVGGFEANLDMQRNYCGYEEIFPLGNPANTGDGIHILQKAGADMWHMRNKGQSGGIWPGLQVPGYKTVFLRNLFWQSYSWVEIAADNKRFYNETAELQLTHYKEKKHKHWVDTPHINAGPIHMIFDETTREYNCLALKAFTWNIAAENLDWSDDNLVEIEQGLIAKADTIEELAVKIGRDPAEVSAEIQKYNDACAAGEDKEFSRIPITLQPIIKAPFYGVKIVPAVVCTGGGGRRNIESEVLSPVGKPIPRLYEAGELGSMFSNLYQNGSYLTEAMISGRAAGKNAANQNSWD
- a CDS encoding DUF1838 family protein, whose translation is MRFKKLVLMVALSTLASCSQAEQDKKLDLANSDDSYKAMLRVVGNLDGSAVFKDWDATIMMVLPGEKPKPILRTIGYNAGRMIAKEDGSYEWVTREVSYYVDLQTGEIINQWHNPISNKTVCILDVVNDPVSNAFPSPGSKNNPFAAFTQFDVMGDVAALRWDVPLKYPNALQPKDHPAESTGENYVASEHFIFFADTDDLQQVDSTSTNTHYSWARTGPWLPWMELGQTEGYLIYSGHGNKYHSFAELSSQLKEYTLKHYPEFTDAPTSFYQPNETSWTYYKKQKQAGKLKTNCN
- a CDS encoding TonB-dependent receptor, giving the protein MKINKLYLAVITGCLGLTNTALYAQEELTAKEVTATEQEIEVIQVTTRRRVESLNKVPVMVSAFNSEMLEQQGIQSIDDIARFAPGLSFSNGFGRTVERPVIRGMSNILAGVQFGVESGAAYFIDGVYYAGSSQNIDMSDIARVEVIKGPQSALYGRNSYSGAINFITKGPDRHEFTGRVKASAAQHNEHNVQLYMSTPLTDTVAASLAVRDFSYGGEWTNQVTNETIGDQSSRSYTLVVNAEPTDAMNIRWRLQKAKDDDGTRAFFLQSAEMNNCAPGYRSLAYWPGSNSTNNNQYFCGEIKPGQIALNDGPSASGQPIEVPGVPINGPLQGGTSSAFFGNVYDLNAGTPFSGVWRDQLITSVAGDYLFESGYQIDAAISYRDDSYRAGSDGDHSSLNYTFAPGTKALLTDASRKETQDKSVEIQLRSPMADFEWMIGGFFYQQDEKVYELFFGNAREGIHTDTSDLTNKAIFGSVEYKFSDKLTASLEMRWSEEEKNLTQWDAATGVQKYQDSGTWDNFTPRLAVNYQWSDKTMLFGVLAQGVKPGGLNGAAGSAEGMPTYKQEDTDSFEVGIKTVLNKKVNLAASFFYNQINNMQMTTSAVNPNTATTLSIATNQGEGRVMGVELDAAVNFSERLIGRFSYALADTEFTKSCDDFMWTLTSGGGAFNDPANETGVDKTADFGLPGNPTCSVSGKEFPLTSKHQASMFFEYHNQVSSNIEGFVNFDTSYESKKYVQLYNLAYVPAATISSARIGIRAEEWSLTAYARNLFDEDSVVMATRWLQTPYFAGLSANSSPTDADKGPPRAFFGSPRRGRQVGVEFTYNF